One stretch of Excalfactoria chinensis isolate bCotChi1 chromosome 2, bCotChi1.hap2, whole genome shotgun sequence DNA includes these proteins:
- the RNF182 gene encoding E3 ubiquitin-protein ligase RNF182, translated as MSSPLQEESAEPQSSDELECKICYNRYNLRQRKPKVLECCHRVCAKCLCKIIDFGDSPQGVIVCPFCRFETCLPDDEVSSLPDDNNILLNLACGGKGKKCLPDNPTELLLTPKRLASLVSPSHTSSNCLVITIMEVQRESPQTLNSTPVVEFYRPTSFDSVATVSHNWTVWNCTSLLFQTSIRVLVWLLGLLYFSSLPLGIYLLVSKKVTLGVVFVSLVPSSLVILMVYGFCQCVCHEFLDCMSS; from the coding sequence ATGAGCAGTCCACTACAAGAGGAGTCTGCAGAGCCCCAGAGCTCAGATGAGCTTGAGTGCAAGATCTGTTACAACCGCTACAACCTGCGACAGAGAAAACCAAAAGTGCTGGAGTGTTGTCACCGAGTATGTGCCAAATGCCTCTGCAAGATCATAGACTTCGGCGATTCTCCTCAAGGAGTCATCGTTTGCCCATTTTGCAGGTTTGAAACATGCCTGCCAGACGATGAAGTTAGTAGTCTTCCTGACGACAATAACATCCTTCTGAATTTAGCTTgtgggggaaagggaaagaagtgCCTACCAGACAACCCAACGGAACTGCTGCTGACTCCCAAAAGGCTGGCATCTCTGGTTAGCCCTTCTCACACCTCTTCAAATTGCTTGGTTATAACAATCATGGAAGTACAAAGAGAGAGTCCCCAGACTCTGAACTCAACGCCCGTGGTGGAATTTTACAGGCCTACAAGTTTTGACTCTGTTGCAACTGTGTCCCACAACTGGACAGTGTGGAACTGCACATCTTTGCTCTTCCAGACCTCAATTCGGGTGCTAGTTTGGTTGCTAGGGTTGCTATACTTTAGTTCCTTGCCTTTAGGGATTTACTTACTGGTATCTAAGAAAGTCACCCTTGGGGTTGTCTTTGTAAGCCTTGTTCCCTCGAGCCTTGTTATTCTCATGGTTTATGGCTTTTGCCAGTGCGTCTGCCATGAATTTCTAGACTGCATGTCTTCTTGA